One genomic region from Xylocopa sonorina isolate GNS202 chromosome 8, iyXylSono1_principal, whole genome shotgun sequence encodes:
- the LOC143425929 gene encoding synaptic plasticity regulator PANTS → MPESNSTTENVSAEEERQYEWLIRPCTFYKEEYKDCKSIRARFHQYFVFGKTIDCTQWKSDYNNCYLWNKYKDEDAYEDLVESEKQRRFKRLSGHYCNDVWQKRDKPPEDWNAPLPAWLQEKNKNSYFRCVSEQLKNEQSKPEAQKSCTIM, encoded by the exons ATGCCAGAATCTAACAGTACAACTGAAAATGTATCGGCTGAAGAGGAACGTCAATATGAATGGCTG ATTAGACCATGTACATTCTATAAAGAGGAATATAAAGATTGTAAGAGCATACGAGCACGTTTCCATCAATATTTTGTATTTGGTAAAACAATAGATTGTACACAATGGAAAAGTGATTACAACAATTGTTATTTATGGAATAAATATAAAGACGAGGATGCATAC GAAGATTTAGTAGAAAGTGAGAAACAACGTAGATTTAAAAGACTAAGTGGTCACTATTGCAATGATGTTTGGCAAAAAAGAGATAAACCACCAGAGGATTGGAATGCACCTTTACCTGCATGGTTACAGGAGAAAAATAAGAATTCATATTTCAGATGTGTAAGTGAGCAACTTAAAAACGAACAAAGCAAACCAGAAGCACAAAAGTCTTGTACTATAATGTAA
- the LOC143426366 gene encoding fatty acid-binding protein-like isoform X2, with protein MTSIVGTYQHERNENLEEYFKAVGVPFIPRKMMCMTRPQLEILNVDDKWTIRTSSMLRTTELTFTLGEEYEEHMPSGVTLKNVTTMDGDNLVTVSVGPGNNKVVRKYEVTEDGLILTMTHETSGQVAKRYFKRLS; from the exons ATGACATCGATCGTCGGCACTTACCAACATGAAAGAAATGAAAATCTCGAGGAGTATTTCAAAGCTGTGG GTGTACCATTCATTCCACGGAAAATGATGTGCATGACCAGGCCGCAACTGGAAATATTGAACGTTGATGATAAATGGACCATTCGTACCAGTTCGATGCTGCGTACGACAGAATTGACGTTTACTCTCGGCGAAGAGTACGAAGAACACATGCCCTCCGGAGTCACGCTGAAA AACGTGACTACGATGGACGGAGATAATCTAGTGACGGTTTCAGTCGGTCCAGGTAACAACAAAGTGGTCCGGAAGTATGAAGTTACAGAGGACGGTCTGATTTTG ACAATGACCCATGAAACGAGTGGACAGGTAGCAAAGCGTTATTTTAAGCGTCTTTCCTAA
- the LOC143426366 gene encoding fatty acid-binding protein-like isoform X1 has translation MTSIVGTYQHERNENLEEYFKAVGVPFIPRKMMCMTRPQLEILNVDDKWTIRTSSMLRTTELTFTLGEEYEEHMPSGVTLKNVTTMDGDNLVTVSVGPGNNKVVRKYEVTEDGLILTMTHETSGQVAKRYFKRLS, from the exons ATGACATCGATCGTCGGCACTTACCAACATGAAAGAAATGAAAATCTCGAGGAGTATTTCAAAGCTGTGG GTGTACCATTCATTCCACGGAAAATGATGTGCATGACCAGGCCGCAACTGGAAATATTGAACGTTGATGATAAATGGACCATTCGTACCAGTTCGATGCTGCGTACGACAGAATTGACGTTTACTCTCGGCGAAGAGTACGAAGAACACATGCCCTCCGGAGTCACGCTGAAA AACGTGACTACGATGGACGGAGATAATCTAGTGACGGTTTCAGTCGGTCCAGGTAACAACAAAGTGGTCCGGAAGTATGAAGTTACAGAGGACGGTCTGATTTTG ACAATGACCCATGAAACGAGTGGACAGGTAGCAAAGCGTTATTTTAAGCGTCTTTC
- the LOC143426365 gene encoding cilia- and flagella-associated protein 299-like: MTEIGTQLDSDKRLLEFKTYEEYLDSLVTFVDLGYLGNLHVARQLAELGYRCTGETLNEETFYRRLKAVQDLLYPIYKPYILTSESVTPSGNLMQELALRERSNRLKIISTIIFIRNLTKLQFEISGYIDFSERLKKENWLPYFQENKKIWPCASDLAYYHWRTGKTCLNETSNYQPIIDPKLGLRFKHCHDRHFINVDPGAPSPGIYTTRLRIYNPGYEHIILYDHLLRSKS; the protein is encoded by the coding sequence atgaCAGAGATAGGAACACAGCTAGACAGTGACAAAAGATTATTGGAATTTAAAACTTATGAAGAGTATTTGGATTCTCTGGTAACATTTGTTGATCTTGGATATTTAGGAAATCTTCATGTTGCACGTCAATTAGCTGAACTTGGATATCGTTGTACGGGTGAAACACTTAACGAAGAAACATTCTATCGTCGTTTAAAAGCTGTGCAAGATTTACTCTACCCAATTTATAAACCATATATATTAACATCAGAATCAGTAACACCAAGTGGTAATTTAATGCAAGAACTAGCACTTCGAGAACGTTCAAAtagattgaaaattatatccacCATTATTTTTATAAGAAACCTAACGAAACTACAATTTGAAATTTCTGGTTATATCGATTTTAGCGAAAGGCTTAAGAAAGAGAATTGGCTTCCATATTTTCAAGAAAACAAAAAGATATGGCCCTGCGCATCTGACCTTGCATATTATCATTGGAGAACAGGAAAAACGTGTTTAAATGAAACATCAAATTACCAACCAATTATAGACCCAAAATTAGGTCTTCGATTCAAACATTGTCACGATAGGCATTTCATTAATGTCGATCCTGGAGCACCATCTCCAGGCATTTATACAACGCGATTGAGAATATATAATCCAGGGTACGAACATATAATATTGTACGATCATTTACTTCGGAGTAAGAGCTAA